From the Lampris incognitus isolate fLamInc1 chromosome 10, fLamInc1.hap2, whole genome shotgun sequence genome, one window contains:
- the sstr3 gene encoding somatostatin receptor type 5 has product MADEMWDNSSSFASPSSSLPPFLLMFNNTFFDSTLFNSTNSTNSPSREDQGPGVAGVLIPLIYIIVCIIGLGGNTLVIHIVLHYSKTESVTNIYILNLAIADELFMLGLPFLAVQNTLQFWPFGSFMCRLVMTVDSINQFTSIFCLTVMSVDRYLAVVHPIRSSKWRRPQVAKLVNGTVWALSFLVVLPVVIFANIQKAGSTCNIAWPQPADIWRAAFIIYTSTVGFFCPLLIICLCYLLIVFKIRSSGKKVHATSTKRKKSERKVTRMVVIVVAVFVFCWLPFYALNIINLLVSLPPEHQGIYYFVVVLGYANSCANPIVYGFLSDNFKRGFRKALCRSSRKVESHEPAEYQRQQEARRRVLMPRESLRRAIRDEEEDEEEDVTEMTEIYRIAQNCNSNLQPPSLQALCLEKEAPPMAAESSSPEIKAKAGETNGKGPGPGPTLAVTSLLNGAKQGSIQTLPEESMGKSTSMEISYL; this is encoded by the coding sequence ATGGCTGATGAGATGTGGGACAACAGCAGCAGCTTTGCAAGCCCTTCCTCTAGCCTCCCCCCATTCCTGCTTATGTTCAACAACACCTTCTTTGACAGCACACTGTTTAACTCCACCAACTCCACCAACTCACCCAGCCGTGAGGACCAGGGTCCCGGTGTGGCTGGCGTGCTCATCCCACTCATATACATCATTGTCTGTATCATCGGTCTGGGCGGAAACACTTTAGTCATTCACATCGTACTACACTATTCTAAGACAGAGTCTGTGACTAATATCTACATCCTTAACCTAGCCATTGCCGATGAGCTGTTCATGCTTGGCCTGCCTTTCCTGGCTGTTCAGAACACCCTCCAGTTTTGGCCCTTTGGCTCCTTCATGTGTCGTCTCGTCATGACCGTAGACTCCATCAACCAGTTCACCAGCATATTCTGCCTGACAGTGATGAGCGTCGACCGCTACCTAGCCGTGGTCCATCCCATTCGCTCTTCCAAGTGGCGGCGCCCTCAAGTGGCCAAGCTGGTGAATGGCACAGTGTGGGCGCTGTCATTCTTGGTCGTCCTGCCCGTGGTTATCTTCGCCAACATCCAGAAGGCGGGCAGCACCTGCAACATTGCCTGGCCACAGCCAGCTGACATTTGGCGGGCTGCCTTCATTATCTACACCTCAACGGTGGGATTCTTCTGCCCACTCCTCATCATCTGTCTCTGCTACCTGCTCATAGTCTTCAAGATCCGTAGCTCAGGTAAAAAAGTCCACGCCACCTCCACCAAGCGCAAGAAATCGGAGCGGAAGGTGACGCGTATGGTGGTAATAGTGGTGGCGGTATTTGTTTTCTGCTGGCTGCCCTTCTACGCCCTCAACATCATCAACTTGCTGGTGTCCCTGCCCCCAGAGCACCAGGGCATTTACTACTTCGTAGTTGTGCTAGGCTATGCTAACAGCTGTGCTAATCCCATTGTCTATGGCTTCTTGTCAGACAACTTCAAGCGGGGCTTCCGGAAAGCTCTGTGCCGCTCCTCGCGGAAGGTGGAGAGCCATGAGCCAGCGGAGTACCAGCGGCAACAGGAGGCGAGGAGGAGGGTACTGATGCCCCGCGAGAGCCTGCGGAGGGCAATTCgggatgaggaggaagatgaggaggaagatgttaCGGAAATGACCGAAATCTACAGAATCGCCCAGAACTGCAATAGTAACCTGCAGCCACCGAGCTTGCAGGCCCTGTGCTTGGAGAAAGAAGCGCCGCCCATGGCAGCCGAGTCATCCTCCCCAGAAATTAAAGCCAAAGCTGGGGAGACGAATGGGAAAGGCCCCGGCCCTGGGCCCACATTGGCTGTGACGTCGCTCCTGAATGGAGCCAAACAAGGTAGTATCCAAACGCTGCCGGAGGAATCCATGGGAAAGAGCACCTCAATGGAAATAAGTTACCtctga